One Bacillus sp. 1780r2a1 DNA segment encodes these proteins:
- the hxlB gene encoding 6-phospho-3-hexuloisomerase translates to MNINSHLRQIVDELTQTTVHISDNEAEQLVNSIIEAKRVFVTGSGRSGLMGKSFAMRMMHMGIDAYVIGETITSTFTKDDLLILGSGSGETKTLIPVAEKAKEIGGKVSVVTISPESTLGMLADFTIKLPGAKKDQTNSDYQTVQPMGSLFEQTLLLFYDALILRFMEKKDLDTHKMYGKHANLE, encoded by the coding sequence GTGAATATTAACAGCCATTTACGTCAAATTGTAGACGAGTTGACGCAGACTACCGTTCACATTTCAGATAATGAAGCGGAGCAGCTTGTTAATTCTATCATTGAAGCAAAGCGCGTTTTCGTGACGGGTTCCGGCCGTTCAGGTCTAATGGGAAAATCATTTGCCATGAGAATGATGCACATGGGCATTGATGCTTATGTTATCGGTGAAACCATTACGTCAACATTTACTAAAGATGACCTGCTCATTTTAGGGTCTGGTTCTGGTGAAACAAAAACGCTTATTCCAGTCGCGGAAAAGGCAAAAGAAATTGGAGGCAAAGTCAGCGTTGTAACTATTTCTCCCGAATCAACGCTTGGAATGTTAGCTGACTTTACCATCAAGCTCCCTGGAGCAAAAAAAGACCAAACAAATAGTGACTATCAAACTGTTCAGCCGATGGGATCTCTATTTGAACAAACGCTCTTGCTTTTTTACGATGCGCTTATTCTAAGGTTTATGGAAAAGAAAGACTTAGATACGCACAAAATGTACGGTAAACATGCTAATTTAGAATAG
- the hxlA gene encoding 3-hexulose-6-phosphate synthase, with product MELQLALDLVNIPEAKEVIKEVQDHIDIVEIGTPVVINEGLRAVKEVKEAFPNLKVLADLKIMDAAGYEVQQASKAGADIVTILGVAEDMSIKGAVEEAKKQNKKILVDMIGIKDIKSRAQELDELGVDYICVHTGYDLQAVGQNSFEDLVTIKSVVKNAKTAIAGGIKLETLPEVVKVQPDLVIVGGGITGQDDKKATAAKMKELISN from the coding sequence ATGGAATTACAATTAGCATTAGACTTGGTAAACATCCCTGAAGCAAAAGAAGTTATTAAAGAAGTCCAAGATCATATTGATATCGTAGAAATCGGGACACCTGTTGTCATTAATGAGGGCTTACGCGCTGTGAAAGAAGTTAAAGAAGCATTTCCAAATTTAAAAGTATTAGCTGATCTTAAAATTATGGACGCTGCTGGTTACGAAGTACAGCAAGCATCAAAAGCTGGCGCTGACATTGTGACAATTCTAGGTGTTGCTGAAGATATGTCAATTAAAGGCGCCGTGGAAGAAGCGAAAAAACAAAACAAAAAAATTCTTGTCGATATGATTGGCATTAAAGATATTAAAAGTCGTGCTCAAGAACTAGATGAGCTTGGCGTTGATTATATTTGTGTTCACACTGGCTACGATTTACAAGCCGTGGGGCAAAATTCCTTTGAAGACTTAGTAACGATTAAGAGCGTTGTAAAAAATGCAAAGACGGCAATTGCTGGTGGTATTAAATTAGAAACGTTACCAGAGGTCGTGAAAGTTCAACCAGATCTCGTTATTGTCGGCGGTGGTATTACAGGGCAAGATGATAAGAAAGCGACAGCTGCTAAAATGAAAGAACTTATTTCAAACTGA
- a CDS encoding winged helix-turn-helix transcriptional regulator, with translation MSQLNKEFNCEKELTLAIIGGKWKMLILWHLGHEGTKRFGELKALIPDITPRMLANQLRELEDDVIVHREVYPVVPPKVEYSLTEHGQSLMPILTAMYSWGENYRDTVLVNQQNSAAVNK, from the coding sequence TTGAGCCAGCTGAATAAAGAATTTAATTGTGAAAAAGAATTAACGCTTGCTATCATCGGCGGAAAGTGGAAAATGCTCATTTTATGGCACTTAGGTCATGAAGGGACAAAGCGGTTTGGTGAATTAAAAGCCTTAATTCCTGATATCACCCCTCGTATGCTGGCAAATCAGCTGCGAGAGCTAGAAGACGATGTAATCGTCCATCGAGAGGTATACCCTGTCGTTCCTCCAAAGGTTGAATATTCGTTAACTGAGCATGGTCAAAGCCTGATGCCAATATTGACAGCTATGTACAGCTGGGGAGAAAACTACCGGGACACTGTACTAGTGAATCAACAAAACAGTGCAGCAGTCAATAAATAA
- a CDS encoding LysR family transcriptional regulator, whose product MDVRHLHYFTEVAKHKNFTRASEALHISQPSLSKMVKSLEEELGTPLLDRSFKKVELTDAGTIVYEQAESIIASLRDLSNSLYDLMHLKRGTIKIGIPPIIGTLFFPPIIKSFREQYPDVQIQMIEYGAKKMEKIVEQGDVDVGVVLLPVNEDMFSFTPLAKETLQLIVHKNHSLARHKSISLQELKNETFISFHEDFTMHEMVYNECLKSGFEPTIGYKSSQWDFISEMVAANLGIALFPYSLCEKIDLEQLKVIELENGIPWELALITKQDRYISYATQAFIDHIKQTV is encoded by the coding sequence ATGGATGTACGTCATCTACATTATTTTACTGAGGTTGCTAAGCATAAAAATTTCACGCGTGCTTCAGAAGCTTTACATATCTCACAACCTTCACTAAGTAAGATGGTGAAATCTTTAGAAGAAGAACTTGGAACCCCATTGTTAGATCGTTCCTTTAAAAAAGTAGAATTAACCGATGCTGGAACAATTGTGTATGAACAGGCTGAAAGTATTATTGCTTCTCTACGTGACTTATCAAACTCTTTGTATGACTTAATGCACTTAAAGCGAGGAACCATAAAAATTGGCATCCCCCCTATTATTGGCACATTGTTCTTTCCACCTATTATTAAATCATTTCGAGAGCAATACCCTGACGTCCAAATTCAAATGATTGAGTATGGAGCAAAAAAGATGGAGAAAATCGTAGAACAAGGGGACGTGGACGTGGGAGTTGTGCTACTCCCAGTAAACGAGGACATGTTTTCTTTTACCCCTTTAGCAAAAGAAACTTTGCAGCTCATTGTTCATAAAAACCACTCACTTGCTCGCCATAAAAGCATTTCATTACAAGAATTAAAAAACGAAACCTTTATTTCATTTCACGAAGACTTTACTATGCATGAAATGGTTTATAATGAATGTTTAAAAAGCGGCTTTGAGCCTACCATTGGTTATAAAAGCTCACAGTGGGATTTTATTAGCGAGATGGTTGCTGCTAACTTAGGAATTGCGCTGTTCCCGTATTCTTTGTGTGAGAAAATTGATTTGGAACAGCTTAAAGTTATTGAATTAGAAAACGGAATTCCTTGGGAACTAGCTCTTATTACAAAACAAGATCGCTATATTTCATACGCAACTCAAGCTTTTATCGATCATATTAAACAAACCGTATAA
- a CDS encoding peptide ABC transporter permease encodes MSKAEGMKDVVYINGNVNEKCFVTHGITFKEFYQSLRSPLTNLLLLKHQFEDSDYHYSTHMDYLEEEQVSLLVDDDVSDYGDFCWIDVDDVSSLDLLEPQDVASLLYLGHMKQPLHSPFMNKLSNQFVYLAGEDGYYNKTYYRDIYDIKHMISRVIPLKASSLKQKGFGFRRKKSEYPALPLVLANTLLMLTQDGLLFDFEQQAQSRKDLHIPVYTIGRFTDMEDMYNERFNNQEESKLRAYLIFNKKEAEWTLEEVQ; translated from the coding sequence TTGAGTAAAGCAGAAGGAATGAAAGATGTCGTTTATATAAATGGAAATGTAAATGAGAAGTGCTTTGTCACGCATGGCATTACGTTTAAAGAGTTCTATCAGTCATTACGTAGTCCTCTCACGAACCTTTTGTTATTAAAACATCAATTTGAAGATAGCGATTACCATTATTCTACTCATATGGACTATCTTGAAGAGGAACAGGTTTCTTTATTAGTCGACGACGATGTATCGGATTACGGTGATTTTTGTTGGATAGATGTAGATGATGTGTCTTCACTTGATTTATTGGAGCCACAAGATGTTGCTTCTCTCTTATATTTAGGGCATATGAAACAACCGTTACATTCACCCTTTATGAATAAATTAAGCAACCAGTTTGTTTATTTAGCTGGCGAAGATGGTTACTATAATAAAACGTATTACCGAGATATATATGATATCAAGCATATGATAAGCCGCGTTATTCCTTTGAAAGCATCTTCTTTGAAGCAAAAAGGTTTTGGGTTTCGACGAAAAAAATCTGAATATCCTGCTTTACCACTTGTATTAGCTAATACGCTTTTAATGTTGACGCAAGACGGATTGCTTTTTGATTTTGAACAGCAAGCTCAGTCACGTAAAGATTTGCATATTCCAGTCTATACAATTGGTCGATTCACGGATATGGAGGATATGTACAACGAGCGTTTTAATAATCAAGAAGAGAGTAAATTAAGGGCTTATTTGATTTTTAATAAAAAAGAAGCAGAATGGACGCTAGAAGAGGTACAGTAA
- a CDS encoding SDR family oxidoreductase, with translation MELHLKEKTALVFAASQGLGKAIATQLAKEGANVVIASRSEDKLQSVVDELKKIELHNVQYIKADVASLQDIEQAVRFTKETFGTIDILVNNAGGPKAGSFLEMTDEDWYTAFENNLMSFIRMTRTVVPVMKKSGGKIINIASSSIKEPIPGLVLSNTFRTGIVGLTKTLAEELAAYGILINTVAPGRIATDRVGELDSIRANKLGITKEEVQTKMESQIALGRYGNPEEFAKVVTFIASGANSYMTGQSFLVDGGLVKSI, from the coding sequence GTGGAATTACATTTAAAAGAGAAAACAGCCTTAGTTTTTGCAGCGAGTCAAGGTCTTGGTAAAGCGATCGCAACACAGCTTGCTAAAGAAGGTGCGAACGTTGTAATTGCGAGTCGTTCTGAAGACAAGCTTCAAAGCGTAGTAGATGAATTAAAGAAAATAGAATTACATAATGTGCAATACATCAAAGCGGACGTAGCGAGTTTACAGGATATTGAACAAGCCGTTCGGTTTACAAAAGAAACGTTCGGCACAATTGATATTTTAGTAAACAATGCGGGCGGACCTAAGGCAGGAAGCTTTTTAGAAATGACCGATGAAGACTGGTACACGGCCTTTGAAAATAATTTAATGAGCTTTATTCGAATGACTCGAACGGTAGTTCCTGTTATGAAGAAAAGCGGTGGGAAAATAATTAATATCGCTTCGTCTTCCATTAAAGAGCCAATACCTGGTCTTGTTTTGTCAAATACGTTTCGAACAGGAATTGTTGGTTTAACTAAAACGCTCGCTGAAGAGTTAGCAGCTTATGGTATTTTAATTAATACAGTTGCTCCAGGAAGGATTGCAACGGATCGAGTGGGAGAATTGGATTCAATTCGGGCTAACAAGTTAGGGATAACGAAAGAGGAAGTACAAACAAAAATGGAAAGTCAAATTGCTCTTGGGCGCTATGGGAACCCTGAGGAATTTGCCAAAGTCGTGACGTTTATTGCTTCAGGCGCAAATTCTTATATGACAGGGCAATCCTTTTTAGTAGATGGTGGGTTAGTGAAGTCCATTTAA
- a CDS encoding nitroreductase family protein, whose product MSKGFFDVVSERTSIRHYDTSVKLSKEELTELLDTTVKSPSAWNLQHWHFVVITDEAARERLLPIAYNQKQIVEAGAVIAVLGDLEANKNTDAVYNPLVDAGHMTAEVKDILAGQINGAYKNATFARDAAFTNASLAAMTFMLAAKAKGYDTCSMGGFNAQKFVEEFKIEDRYIPVMLISVGKAAKPAHASDRLPLDQVTTWI is encoded by the coding sequence ATGTCTAAAGGTTTTTTTGATGTTGTAAGCGAGCGTACATCGATTCGCCACTATGATACATCTGTAAAATTAAGTAAAGAAGAGTTAACCGAGTTACTAGACACAACAGTTAAATCCCCTTCTGCATGGAACTTACAGCACTGGCACTTTGTTGTTATTACAGACGAAGCTGCAAGAGAGCGCTTGCTTCCAATTGCATACAATCAAAAGCAAATTGTTGAAGCAGGTGCAGTTATTGCAGTCTTAGGTGATTTAGAAGCCAACAAAAACACAGACGCTGTATATAACCCATTAGTTGACGCTGGTCATATGACTGCGGAAGTAAAAGACATTTTAGCTGGTCAAATTAATGGCGCTTATAAAAATGCAACGTTTGCACGTGATGCAGCATTCACAAACGCTTCTTTAGCTGCGATGACTTTCATGCTAGCTGCAAAAGCAAAAGGTTATGATACATGCTCAATGGGAGGCTTTAATGCTCAAAAATTCGTTGAAGAATTTAAAATTGAAGACCGCTACATCCCAGTAATGTTAATCTCTGTTGGTAAAGCTGCAAAACCTGCTCATGCTAGTGATCGTTTACCATTAGACCAAGTGACAACATGGATTTAA
- a CDS encoding NAD(P)-dependent oxidoreductase: MKIGFIGSGVMGSSMIVHLLEAGYPVNVYTRTKEKAKEVIAKGAVWNESPAVVAADSDIIITMVGYPADVREIYFGKEGILHNAKAGSYVIDMTTSEPSLAIEIYQQAKEQKIHALDAPVSGGDVGAKNGTLTIMVGGDKEAFEACKDIFSLLGTNVILQGDAGAGQHTKMCNQITIASNMMGVAEALVYAEKAGLDPEHVLSSISAGAAGSWSLSNLAPRMIKGDFEPGFYIKHFIKDMQIALKEANELGMETPGLALANQLYEQLAAQGEQNSGTQALYKLYKK, encoded by the coding sequence ATGAAAATTGGATTTATTGGTAGTGGTGTTATGGGAAGCAGCATGATTGTACATTTACTAGAGGCAGGCTATCCGGTAAACGTATATACGCGTACAAAAGAAAAAGCAAAAGAGGTTATTGCTAAAGGAGCTGTGTGGAATGAAAGCCCAGCGGTCGTGGCGGCTGACTCGGACATCATTATTACCATGGTAGGTTATCCGGCTGATGTGAGAGAAATTTATTTTGGCAAAGAAGGAATTTTACATAACGCCAAAGCTGGTTCATATGTTATTGATATGACCACTTCGGAACCAAGCTTAGCTATTGAAATATACCAACAAGCGAAAGAACAAAAGATTCATGCGTTAGATGCGCCTGTATCTGGTGGGGATGTTGGGGCTAAAAACGGAACATTAACGATTATGGTCGGAGGAGACAAGGAAGCGTTTGAAGCGTGTAAAGATATCTTTTCGCTTTTGGGAACAAACGTTATTTTACAAGGTGATGCAGGAGCAGGTCAGCATACAAAAATGTGTAACCAAATTACCATCGCTTCCAATATGATGGGCGTTGCGGAAGCGCTTGTTTATGCTGAAAAAGCAGGGCTTGATCCAGAGCACGTATTAAGCTCAATTTCTGCAGGAGCAGCGGGCAGCTGGTCTTTGAGCAATTTAGCTCCGCGTATGATAAAAGGAGATTTTGAACCGGGGTTTTACATTAAGCATTTTATAAAAGACATGCAGATTGCTTTAAAAGAAGCAAACGAGCTGGGAATGGAAACACCAGGGTTAGCTCTTGCAAATCAACTCTATGAACAGCTAGCTGCACAAGGGGAACAAAACAGCGGAACGCAGGCTTTATATAAGCTATATAAAAAATAA
- a CDS encoding aminotransferase A — protein MEHLISKRVKGIELSGIRKFYNMVAQYDNVLSLTIGQPDFLTPPHVKEAAKAAIDENATSYTHNAGTIELRKAAAEFVHTKYQLSYDPASEVIVTIGASQAIDIAMRTILEEDSEVILPGPVYPGYEPLIKLNGAIPVHIDTTQTGFRLTADLIEQHLTDKTRCIILPYPSNPTGVTLSKEELQEIAALLKDKDIFVLSDEIYSELVFEGNHHSIAAIPAMRDKTIVVNGVSKSHSMTGWRIGLLFAPAYLTKHILKVHQYNVSCASSISQAAALNALTVGKNDAVDMKKEYERRLNYVYERLVKMGFDVEKPNGAFYIFPSIQALNMSSFDFALELVKEAGVALVPGSAFSDLGEGYVRLSYAYSMETLVEAMDRMETYLQTKK, from the coding sequence ATGGAACATTTAATTAGCAAGCGAGTTAAAGGCATTGAACTGTCGGGGATTCGTAAATTTTATAATATGGTAGCTCAATATGATAACGTATTGTCATTAACCATTGGACAACCTGATTTTTTAACCCCCCCTCATGTAAAAGAAGCGGCTAAAGCAGCCATTGATGAAAACGCAACGTCTTATACGCATAATGCAGGAACAATTGAGTTAAGAAAAGCAGCCGCTGAATTTGTACATACAAAATATCAATTATCCTACGATCCAGCATCTGAGGTTATTGTGACAATTGGAGCAAGTCAAGCCATTGACATTGCGATGCGAACGATTTTAGAAGAAGATTCAGAGGTAATTTTACCGGGACCTGTCTACCCAGGATACGAACCTCTCATTAAATTAAACGGTGCTATTCCCGTACATATTGATACAACGCAAACTGGCTTTCGTCTAACTGCCGATTTAATTGAACAACACTTAACAGATAAAACAAGATGTATTATTTTGCCTTACCCTTCAAACCCAACCGGAGTAACACTGTCTAAAGAAGAGCTTCAAGAAATCGCTGCTTTGTTAAAAGATAAAGATATTTTTGTCTTATCGGACGAAATTTATAGTGAACTTGTATTTGAAGGTAATCATCATTCCATTGCAGCAATCCCTGCTATGCGTGATAAAACCATTGTGGTAAATGGTGTATCTAAGTCTCATTCGATGACAGGTTGGCGAATTGGATTATTATTTGCGCCTGCATACTTAACGAAGCACATCTTAAAAGTGCACCAATACAACGTAAGTTGCGCATCATCCATTTCACAAGCTGCTGCTCTTAACGCTTTAACAGTTGGTAAAAATGACGCTGTAGATATGAAAAAAGAATATGAAAGACGATTGAATTATGTATACGAGCGCCTTGTTAAAATGGGATTTGACGTAGAAAAACCTAACGGTGCTTTTTATATTTTCCCATCTATTCAAGCTCTTAACATGTCGTCGTTTGACTTTGCTCTTGAATTAGTAAAAGAAGCAGGCGTAGCTCTTGTTCCTGGTAGTGCATTTTCAGACCTAGGTGAAGGTTATGTTAGACTTTCTTACGCTTATTCAATGGAGACATTGGTTGAAGCAATGGACCGTATGGAAACTTATTTGCAAACAAAAAAGTAA
- a CDS encoding IDEAL domain-containing protein, giving the protein MNDYRKNKNFATSTSFRPVQTYYSKEASHLLKKLSTDFNKKHVKELIDEALDKKDEKLFYKLTARYSHLL; this is encoded by the coding sequence ATGAACGATTATCGAAAAAATAAAAATTTCGCCACATCTACTTCATTTAGACCTGTCCAAACATACTATTCAAAAGAAGCAAGTCACTTGTTAAAAAAGTTATCTACTGATTTTAACAAAAAGCATGTAAAAGAATTAATCGATGAAGCGCTTGATAAAAAGGATGAGAAGCTTTTTTACAAATTAACAGCTCGCTATTCTCACCTTTTATAA
- a CDS encoding chemotaxis protein, with protein sequence MQHDKGILLESGTNELEIVEFSVGTIRFGINVIKVREIINPVTITPVPNSHSYIEGIIELRGEVLPVVDVAKALKRPASNQPAKDKFIVTEFNQQKIVFHVHQVTQIHRISWMEIEKPSDLYQGLETQITGVVKDESDMILLLDFEKLVTDVNPEAGINQAEIKRLGQRQRSSKRLVVAEDSPLLRKMISDTLETAGYANTEFFENGYDALLYLQSLVESGHAIEDEVQLVITDIEMPQMDGHHLTKKIKEDDRLSTLPVIIFSSLITEDLRHKGKMVGAQGQVSKPQIGELVQMIDEFIL encoded by the coding sequence ATGCAGCATGATAAAGGAATCCTATTAGAAAGCGGAACAAATGAGCTAGAAATTGTTGAATTCTCAGTCGGTACTATTCGTTTTGGTATTAATGTGATTAAAGTTCGAGAAATTATTAATCCAGTAACCATTACACCGGTTCCTAATTCTCATTCTTATATAGAAGGAATTATTGAGTTGAGAGGAGAAGTTCTGCCTGTTGTTGACGTTGCGAAGGCGTTAAAGCGTCCAGCATCGAATCAGCCTGCGAAGGATAAATTTATTGTCACAGAGTTCAATCAACAAAAAATTGTTTTTCACGTTCATCAAGTCACACAAATTCATCGAATATCGTGGATGGAAATTGAAAAGCCTTCAGATTTATACCAAGGCTTAGAAACTCAAATCACCGGTGTGGTAAAAGATGAAAGCGACATGATTTTATTACTGGATTTTGAAAAACTTGTCACTGACGTCAATCCTGAAGCTGGAATTAATCAAGCTGAAATTAAGCGATTAGGTCAGCGTCAACGGTCAAGCAAGCGATTAGTAGTTGCTGAAGACTCACCGTTACTACGCAAAATGATTTCAGATACATTGGAAACAGCAGGCTATGCCAATACAGAGTTTTTTGAAAACGGGTATGATGCGCTGCTTTATCTACAATCACTTGTAGAGTCAGGTCATGCCATTGAAGATGAGGTACAACTAGTTATTACAGATATTGAAATGCCACAAATGGATGGTCATCATCTTACGAAGAAGATAAAAGAAGATGACCGTTTATCTACACTCCCTGTTATTATTTTTTCATCTCTAATCACAGAAGATTTACGTCATAAAGGAAAAATGGTTGGTGCACAAGGCCAAGTAAGTAAACCACAAATTGGTGAATTAGTGCAAATGATTGATGAATTTATTTTATAA
- a CDS encoding YkyB family protein gives MPHSTNQETFNPSTAEIAQAIFTVNRHAKAAPDPKQLYTLKKLALEQLISEGKAKKEGLHFSPNPGKSQQKSDVLVSVGDYFFHMPPKKEDFKELTHLGHLNHQYRNPKTTMSLSYAKRLLSKYTGFILSAPNPVQPSNVRKRQAPVFKPLGKSYW, from the coding sequence ATGCCTCATTCAACCAACCAAGAAACGTTCAATCCATCCACTGCTGAGATTGCACAAGCTATTTTTACAGTAAACAGGCACGCTAAAGCAGCCCCTGATCCGAAACAGCTCTATACCTTAAAAAAGCTTGCGCTTGAGCAACTGATTTCAGAAGGAAAAGCGAAAAAAGAAGGACTTCATTTTTCACCTAATCCAGGTAAAAGTCAGCAAAAATCAGATGTGCTGGTATCCGTTGGAGATTACTTTTTCCATATGCCTCCTAAGAAAGAGGACTTCAAAGAACTAACACACCTCGGTCACTTAAACCATCAGTATCGAAATCCCAAAACGACAATGTCATTATCTTATGCAAAACGATTACTATCCAAATATACCGGCTTTATATTATCAGCACCTAACCCTGTTCAACCTTCTAATGTTCGTAAACGACAGGCGCCTGTTTTTAAGCCATTAGGTAAAAGCTATTGGTGA
- a CDS encoding GRP family sugar transporter codes for MDILIALIPAVMWGSILLVSSKLGGKAYSQTIGLTGGALLFSIVAFFIVSPELTWKIFIVGFVSGLFWSVGQMNQFSAVEYLGVSKTQPISTGMQLVGTSLFGVLLFGEWSTQTKLLIGIAALAFIIVGVVFTSLNDKNNKEADGKSQFGKGMFTLFISTLGYIGYFIVVQWFGVEGWSAILPQSLGMLAGALLLTFRHKPFNKYATRNILTGFVWATGNIGLLVAAPRVGVATSFSFSQMGIIISTLGGIFLLGEKKSKKQITFVIIGCILIIVGGVLLGFTKK; via the coding sequence GTGGATATTTTAATTGCATTAATTCCCGCTGTCATGTGGGGGAGTATTTTACTTGTAAGTTCAAAATTAGGAGGCAAAGCTTATAGCCAAACAATTGGTTTAACTGGAGGAGCGCTTTTATTCTCAATCGTAGCGTTCTTTATTGTTTCACCTGAACTTACATGGAAAATCTTTATCGTAGGCTTTGTTTCAGGTTTATTCTGGTCAGTTGGTCAAATGAACCAATTCTCAGCTGTTGAATATTTAGGTGTATCAAAAACACAGCCTATTTCTACAGGTATGCAGCTAGTCGGAACATCGTTATTTGGTGTGTTACTGTTCGGTGAATGGTCAACGCAAACAAAGCTACTAATTGGAATTGCTGCTCTTGCGTTTATTATTGTTGGGGTAGTCTTTACGTCGTTAAACGATAAAAATAACAAAGAAGCTGATGGGAAAAGTCAATTTGGTAAAGGGATGTTTACACTTTTCATCTCAACATTAGGTTACATAGGTTATTTTATCGTCGTTCAGTGGTTTGGAGTGGAAGGTTGGTCTGCAATTTTACCGCAGTCTTTAGGTATGTTAGCAGGTGCATTGCTTCTTACGTTTCGTCATAAGCCATTTAACAAATACGCTACACGCAACATCTTAACTGGGTTTGTTTGGGCAACAGGTAATATTGGTTTATTAGTAGCAGCTCCTCGTGTTGGAGTAGCCACGAGTTTTTCATTCTCACAAATGGGAATTATTATCTCAACATTAGGTGGTATTTTCCTACTTGGTGAAAAGAAATCGAAAAAACAAATTACGTTTGTCATCATCGGCTGTATTCTAATTATCGTCGGTGGAGTACTGCTTGGATTTACGAAAAAATAA
- a CDS encoding glucose-1-dehydrogenase — translation MYKDLEGKVAIVTGAATGLGKSIAIRFGQEKMKVVVNYRSKSESALKVVEEIKQNGGEAIAVQADVSKEEDMKRLIESAHTTFGSLDVMMNNAGVQKEIPSHEMSLEEWNKVISVNLSGTFMGCREAINYMLEHNIKGTVINMSSVHDIIPWPHFVHYASSKGGIKMMTETLALEYAPRGIRVNAIGPGAINTPINAEKFSDPTAKADVEKLIPMAKIGEPEEIASVAAWLASNEARYVTGITLYADGGMTLYPSFQAGKG, via the coding sequence GTGTATAAAGATTTAGAAGGAAAAGTAGCAATCGTGACAGGAGCAGCAACTGGGCTTGGAAAATCAATTGCAATAAGGTTTGGACAAGAAAAAATGAAAGTGGTTGTGAACTATCGTTCAAAAAGTGAAAGTGCTTTAAAAGTAGTGGAAGAAATTAAACAAAATGGTGGAGAAGCAATTGCTGTACAAGCTGACGTTTCTAAAGAAGAAGATATGAAGCGTTTGATTGAATCAGCTCATACGACATTTGGATCTTTAGATGTAATGATGAACAATGCCGGTGTTCAAAAAGAAATTCCATCTCATGAAATGTCACTTGAAGAATGGAACAAAGTCATTTCTGTTAACCTATCAGGAACGTTTATGGGATGTAGAGAAGCAATTAATTATATGCTTGAGCATAATATCAAAGGCACGGTCATCAACATGTCAAGCGTACATGATATTATTCCGTGGCCACATTTTGTTCATTATGCATCAAGTAAAGGTGGCATTAAAATGATGACAGAAACGTTAGCATTGGAATATGCCCCAAGAGGAATTCGCGTAAATGCAATTGGTCCAGGTGCCATTAACACGCCAATCAATGCTGAAAAATTTTCGGATCCAACTGCGAAAGCAGATGTAGAAAAGTTGATTCCAATGGCTAAGATTGGAGAGCCAGAAGAAATTGCAAGCGTAGCAGCTTGGTTAGCATCTAATGAAGCAAGATATGTTACGGGCATTACGCTGTATGCGGATGGTGGAATGACCTTGTACCCAAGTTTTCAAGCAGGAAAAGGTTAA
- a CDS encoding L,D-transpeptidase family protein: MQHIVKQGETLYQISLDYRRPSNMILAANPGLNPNIIVPGQVIIIPNLPDKNTIPYSIHVFIAERELELRENNVVKATYPIAVGKMLSTTPVGDFVIVNRHPNPGGPFGTMWLSLSKQSYGIHGTNDPSSIGKAVSKGCIRMRNEQVNELASIVPNGTGVYIRPSRRMN, translated from the coding sequence ATGCAACATATTGTAAAACAAGGTGAAACATTGTATCAAATTTCGCTCGATTATCGAAGGCCTTCCAACATGATCCTTGCGGCTAATCCAGGTTTAAACCCAAATATTATCGTGCCAGGCCAGGTAATTATTATTCCTAATTTGCCGGATAAAAATACCATTCCATATTCAATTCACGTCTTTATCGCGGAGAGAGAGTTGGAGCTAAGAGAAAATAATGTTGTGAAAGCAACTTATCCAATCGCTGTTGGAAAGATGCTTAGCACAACACCTGTTGGAGATTTCGTTATTGTAAATAGACATCCGAATCCTGGTGGACCATTCGGTACAATGTGGTTAAGCCTCTCAAAACAATCCTATGGTATTCACGGAACGAATGACCCTAGTTCAATAGGAAAAGCTGTTTCAAAAGGATGCATTCGAATGAGAAACGAACAAGTAAACGAACTTGCTTCGATTGTGCCAAATGGTACCGGTGTCTATATTCGTCCTTCTAGAAGAATGAATTAA